The Bifidobacterium eulemuris genome includes a window with the following:
- the murD gene encoding UDP-N-acetylmuramoyl-L-alanine--D-glutamate ligase, whose translation MELANATVLIAGLGVSGRNLASVLATRAGGVITVDEHREDADLRSFDEVDWDRIDMVMSSPAFSPSAPFVREAERRGIPVYSEVEFAWMLRVDNARTGEPAPWIGITGTNGKTSTTEMVSAMLTACGMNAPVAGNIAAGDISRTLSHAALNPDNDVLCVELSSFQMHFTDDVALECAAITNIADDHLDWHGGRERYAADKAKVFRGARRAIVYNAQDVVVSALAAQAPVAEGCRKVGFTLETPREGELGVRDGWIEDRSGLVSGNGEPVRLAPVSRFTHLCEPDGTIYPHLLADALAALALALGLGADAERCLEALESFAPGGHRIATVATAHMEGGDIRFVDDSKATNAHAAKASLSSFADKSVVWIAGGLAKGGRFEDLVRDQAHTIKAAVIIGVDQQTMLEAFRTQAPDIPLTVIDPADNDTVMDRALEACGAYIQAGDVVLMAPACASMDQFVSYADRGDRFAEAARQWVRANGVG comes from the coding sequence ATGGAATTGGCGAATGCGACCGTATTGATCGCAGGTCTGGGTGTTTCGGGGCGCAATCTCGCCTCCGTGCTGGCCACCCGCGCCGGTGGCGTCATCACCGTCGACGAGCATCGTGAGGACGCCGATCTGCGCTCCTTCGACGAGGTGGATTGGGACCGCATCGACATGGTGATGAGCTCGCCGGCGTTCAGTCCGAGCGCGCCGTTCGTGCGCGAGGCCGAACGGCGCGGTATTCCCGTCTACAGCGAGGTGGAATTCGCCTGGATGCTGCGCGTCGACAACGCGCGCACCGGCGAGCCGGCGCCGTGGATCGGCATCACCGGCACCAACGGCAAAACCTCCACCACCGAAATGGTTTCCGCCATGCTGACCGCTTGTGGGATGAACGCTCCCGTGGCGGGCAATATCGCGGCGGGCGACATCTCGCGCACGCTGTCGCATGCGGCGCTCAACCCCGATAACGACGTGCTGTGCGTGGAGCTCAGCTCATTCCAGATGCATTTCACCGACGATGTCGCGCTGGAATGCGCGGCCATCACCAACATCGCCGACGACCACCTCGACTGGCATGGCGGACGCGAACGGTACGCCGCCGACAAAGCCAAAGTGTTCCGAGGAGCGCGCCGCGCGATCGTCTACAACGCGCAGGACGTCGTGGTGAGCGCGCTGGCCGCGCAGGCCCCCGTGGCCGAGGGATGCCGCAAGGTCGGCTTCACGTTGGAGACGCCGCGCGAGGGGGAACTGGGCGTGCGCGACGGTTGGATCGAGGACCGCAGCGGTCTGGTATCGGGGAACGGCGAGCCGGTTCGTCTGGCACCGGTGAGTCGGTTCACCCATCTGTGCGAGCCCGACGGCACCATCTACCCTCATCTGCTGGCGGACGCTCTGGCCGCCCTGGCGCTGGCCTTGGGACTGGGCGCCGATGCGGAACGCTGTCTGGAGGCGCTGGAGTCCTTCGCTCCCGGCGGCCATCGCATCGCCACGGTCGCCACCGCGCATATGGAGGGCGGCGACATTCGTTTCGTCGACGATTCCAAAGCCACCAACGCCCACGCGGCCAAAGCCTCGTTGTCGAGTTTCGCGGACAAGTCGGTGGTATGGATCGCCGGAGGATTGGCCAAAGGCGGCCGGTTCGAGGATCTGGTGCGGGACCAGGCCCATACCATCAAAGCCGCCGTGATCATCGGCGTGGACCAGCAGACGATGCTGGAGGCCTTCCGCACCCAGGCTCCGGATATTCCCCTGACGGTGATCGATCCGGCCGACAACGACACGGTGATGGACCGCGCCCTCGAAGCCTGCGGCGCCTACATCCAGGCGGGGGATGTGGTGCTGATGGCACCGGCCTGCGCCTCCATGGACCAGTTCGTCTCCTATGCGGACCGCGGCGATCGTTTCGCCGAGGCGGCGCGGCAGTGGGTTCGGGCCAATGGCGTCGGGTAA
- the ftsW gene encoding putative lipid II flippase FtsW, giving the protein MASGKTSAPRRASGVGKPSKPSKHDSSVNAIYTGWRALLNPLWCYNGFRVAVAALTCFGLIMVFSSSTVTSTSAGESPFSELISQGLYCAIGLIFGFVTMMIPLRLWRRFNVLVMLVALVLQALTFTPLGVDAYGNVGWIKLGPVNMQPAEFMKFAICVWLPSALLACGKRYAKEGLKAYAMPIGLYGLGLALVLGGKDLGTAMIIVFIGVAAFLVSGFPLKWMAIFGGAMAALVLALVISSPNRMRRIFAAYGDCSAADAQTVCYQSTHARYAIASGGLLGVGIGNSREKWNYLPAAHNDFIFAIIGEETGFVGCTIVILFFVILGWCMIVVALQVRNRYVSIVLMCVTMWLVGQALVNIGVVVGVFPVLGVPMPFISSGGSSMVMCLGAAGLVCGLMRSQPQIRSASQRA; this is encoded by the coding sequence ATGGCGTCGGGTAAGACATCGGCGCCGCGCCGCGCATCCGGTGTCGGTAAGCCGTCCAAACCCTCGAAACACGATTCTTCCGTCAATGCGATCTATACGGGTTGGCGCGCTCTGCTCAACCCGCTGTGGTGCTATAACGGATTCCGCGTCGCCGTGGCGGCGTTGACCTGCTTCGGATTGATCATGGTGTTCTCCAGCTCGACGGTCACCTCGACCTCGGCCGGCGAATCCCCGTTCTCCGAACTGATCAGCCAGGGACTGTACTGCGCCATCGGACTGATATTCGGCTTCGTGACGATGATGATTCCGCTGAGGCTATGGCGACGTTTCAATGTGTTGGTGATGCTGGTGGCGCTGGTGCTGCAGGCCCTCACCTTCACCCCGTTGGGCGTCGACGCGTACGGCAACGTCGGTTGGATCAAACTGGGACCGGTGAATATGCAGCCCGCCGAGTTCATGAAATTCGCGATCTGCGTCTGGCTGCCCTCGGCGTTGCTGGCCTGCGGCAAACGGTATGCGAAGGAGGGGCTGAAAGCCTACGCGATGCCGATCGGTCTCTACGGTCTGGGATTGGCGCTGGTGCTGGGCGGCAAGGACCTCGGCACCGCCATGATCATCGTGTTCATCGGTGTGGCGGCGTTTCTGGTGTCCGGCTTTCCTCTCAAATGGATGGCCATCTTCGGCGGCGCGATGGCGGCGCTGGTGTTGGCGCTGGTCATCTCCAGCCCCAATCGCATGCGCCGCATCTTCGCCGCGTACGGCGACTGCAGCGCCGCGGACGCGCAAACCGTCTGCTACCAGTCCACGCACGCGCGGTACGCCATTGCCTCGGGCGGACTGCTGGGCGTGGGCATCGGCAATTCGCGCGAGAAATGGAACTATCTGCCCGCCGCGCACAACGATTTCATCTTCGCCATCATCGGCGAGGAGACCGGCTTCGTGGGATGCACGATCGTCATCCTGTTCTTCGTGATCCTCGGCTGGTGCATGATCGTGGTGGCGTTGCAGGTTCGCAACCGGTACGTGTCGATTGTGCTGATGTGCGTGACCATGTGGCTGGTCGGCCAGGCGTTGGTGAATATCGGCGTCGTCGTCGGCGTGTTCCCCGTGCTGGGCGTGCCCATGCCGTTCATCTCGTCGGGAGGCTCGTCCATGGTGATGTGTTTGGGCGCCGCCGGTTTGGTATGCGGACTGATGCGATCGCAGCCGCAGATCAGAAGCGCGTCCCAGCGCGCGTGA